A section of the Marinoscillum sp. 108 genome encodes:
- a CDS encoding ATP-binding protein: MIYQFSLIYRSVSYLTILTALVVMYGWLRGIELVQIIVQSWPSMKFNTALCFFLLGGVLLCTLYRKKLFKILLGGVLLFVASISFIENLTDLEVGLDVLLVPGLMSAGTALCFALMGLAHLVIYADSVEWRKMSQYLLHSVTVISFFAMIGFVYGISGEGKLMFISSMAIHTSALFFLSSIASSLIHPSLGFTALLIGKKPGNLLAKRMFPLMGSLILVLGYLVIKYWETGEISPETGLTLFGMSILIIALTFISMIAMELNRTDIKRSEAVRALRDSNANLEKTVAERTALLKDKMELLNATTSAARIGTWEVDLEAGKVTWSEMTREIHEVPIDFEPDLTTGINFFKEGAHRSRIEATVQECIATGKPYDVELMIVTATGEDRWIRAIGTPILRDDKVIRLRGTFQDIDVRKRAEIKISEESIFLQTLIDNIPINIYTKDLLSRKTMINRSELELMGLDNSSTVIGKTDHELFPKESADISRKEDVEVMKTGIPILSRETSMDLGENNKHWFLTSKIPIKNSEGNVTGLLGVSVDITERKENEEKLKNYAILESKSAEMEQFAYVASHDLREPVLTIKNYLNILFEDYGEKLGEGSKRYSNTILNALNRMELLIGGLLDYARLSRQKSLEQVDLNEAVKNVLESLDSLIVNSQATVKVSKLPRIKGYPIEIELLFQNLITNGIKFHHPDRLPVVEIERKKYGSGWMFLVRDNGIGIEPEYIEEVFVMFKRLHSRRLYEGTGIGLSHCRKIVELHNGKIWVESEPGIGSVFYFTIDINE; encoded by the coding sequence ATGATTTACCAGTTTTCCTTAATCTACAGGAGTGTGTCGTATCTGACCATCCTGACCGCTCTGGTGGTGATGTATGGCTGGCTGCGGGGTATAGAGTTGGTTCAGATTATTGTCCAATCATGGCCTTCTATGAAGTTCAATACGGCCCTGTGTTTCTTTCTTTTAGGGGGGGTACTCCTTTGCACTCTTTATAGAAAGAAGCTCTTCAAGATTCTTTTGGGAGGTGTCCTGCTGTTTGTCGCATCCATATCATTTATAGAAAATCTTACTGACCTGGAAGTGGGTCTTGACGTGTTGCTTGTGCCGGGGCTCATGTCTGCAGGAACCGCCCTCTGTTTTGCGTTGATGGGCCTGGCTCATCTTGTCATCTATGCTGATTCAGTTGAGTGGCGCAAAATGAGCCAATACCTACTCCACTCCGTGACGGTGATCTCCTTCTTTGCGATGATTGGTTTTGTCTACGGAATTTCAGGAGAAGGAAAGCTCATGTTCATTTCGTCCATGGCCATCCATACTTCAGCCTTATTCTTCCTGAGTTCAATAGCCTCTTCATTGATTCATCCTTCATTGGGCTTCACCGCGCTTTTGATTGGTAAAAAGCCTGGCAATCTTCTTGCGAAACGCATGTTTCCACTCATGGGGAGTTTGATACTTGTTTTGGGTTATCTGGTGATAAAATACTGGGAGACAGGGGAGATCAGTCCAGAGACAGGCCTGACACTTTTTGGGATGTCAATTCTGATCATTGCTCTGACATTCATCTCCATGATCGCTATGGAGCTCAATAGGACAGATATTAAGAGATCCGAAGCGGTGAGGGCATTGCGAGATTCCAATGCCAATCTCGAGAAAACCGTAGCAGAACGAACGGCACTTTTGAAGGATAAAATGGAGCTTTTGAATGCAACTACCAGTGCAGCAAGAATTGGAACGTGGGAGGTAGATTTGGAGGCTGGAAAAGTGACCTGGTCAGAAATGACCAGGGAAATTCATGAAGTGCCAATTGATTTTGAGCCTGATCTGACTACAGGAATCAACTTCTTTAAGGAGGGTGCTCATCGATCCAGAATTGAAGCTACAGTGCAGGAATGCATTGCAACGGGGAAACCCTATGATGTGGAATTGATGATAGTCACTGCTACGGGTGAGGACAGATGGATTAGAGCCATCGGTACTCCGATTCTCAGGGATGATAAGGTGATCAGGCTGCGCGGTACCTTTCAGGACATAGATGTGCGAAAACGGGCTGAAATTAAAATATCTGAGGAGAGTATTTTCCTTCAAACCCTAATTGATAACATTCCAATTAACATATATACCAAGGATTTGCTCTCTAGGAAAACAATGATCAACCGAAGTGAGTTGGAATTGATGGGCTTGGATAATTCCTCTACGGTGATAGGGAAAACTGATCATGAGTTGTTTCCAAAGGAGTCTGCTGATATCTCCAGAAAGGAAGATGTGGAAGTGATGAAGACGGGGATTCCTATTTTGTCCAGAGAGACCAGTATGGACCTTGGAGAGAATAATAAGCATTGGTTTCTGACCTCCAAAATACCAATTAAGAATTCGGAGGGGAATGTGACTGGCCTGCTGGGGGTCAGTGTGGATATTACCGAGCGAAAAGAGAACGAGGAAAAGCTAAAGAATTATGCCATACTGGAGTCCAAAAGCGCCGAGATGGAACAGTTTGCTTATGTTGCATCTCACGACTTGAGGGAGCCTGTTTTGACCATAAAGAACTATCTTAATATTCTGTTTGAGGATTACGGAGAAAAATTGGGTGAGGGTTCCAAGAGGTATTCAAATACCATTTTGAATGCTTTGAACAGGATGGAACTGCTTATAGGTGGGCTTCTGGATTATGCAAGGCTGAGCAGGCAGAAGAGTCTGGAACAAGTGGATTTAAATGAGGCGGTCAAAAATGTGCTGGAAAGCCTGGATTCTTTGATTGTGAATAGTCAGGCCACAGTAAAAGTGTCTAAATTGCCAAGAATTAAGGGGTACCCGATTGAAATTGAGTTATTGTTTCAGAATCTGATCACCAATGGCATTAAATTTCATCACCCGGATCGCCTGCCTGTTGTAGAAATAGAGCGGAAAAAATATGGGAGCGGGTGGATGTTTTTGGTTAGAGATAATGGAATTGGTATAGAGCCTGAATATATTGAAGAGGTTTTTGTGATGTTCAAAAGACTCCACTCCAGAAGGCTGTATGAGGGCACCGGTATCGGGCTTTCACATTGCAGAAAGATAGTTGAGCTTCACAATGGTAAGATATGGGTGGAGTCAGAACCGGGTATCGGTAGTGTGTTTTATTTTACAATAGATATTAACGAGTAA
- a CDS encoding response regulator gives MKPKIDCILLVDDDEDCNFFHERLIKKMECADRVEASLTGNDALDFLRSSVNGQHPRPNLILLDINMPGMDGWGFLEEYNKLSEDQKAQIVVVMLTTSLNPDDRVKAESDPNVGAFANKYLDEESLLEILKANFPHFR, from the coding sequence ATGAAACCGAAAATCGATTGTATTCTTCTTGTGGATGATGATGAGGATTGTAATTTCTTTCACGAGCGTTTGATTAAGAAAATGGAATGTGCGGACCGTGTCGAAGCTTCTTTGACAGGAAATGACGCCCTGGATTTCCTGAGGTCTTCTGTGAATGGACAGCACCCACGACCCAATCTTATTTTGTTGGATATCAACATGCCAGGTATGGATGGATGGGGCTTTTTAGAAGAGTATAACAAGCTTTCAGAGGATCAGAAAGCGCAAATTGTGGTGGTGATGCTCACTACTTCGCTCAACCCCGATGATAGGGTGAAGGCCGAGAGTGACCCCAATGTGGGCGCTTTTGCCAATAAATACCTGGATGAAGAAAGCCTGTTGGAGATATTGAAGGCCAATTTCCCCCATTTTCGTTAA